In Papaver somniferum cultivar HN1 chromosome 1, ASM357369v1, whole genome shotgun sequence, a genomic segment contains:
- the LOC113328428 gene encoding RNA-binding protein 39-like: protein MSKLDRSGTTSSLVPVVNGASLALPATSVLGVAPAINPLAAALGQASIPALPGLPGSLPVTAVYVPPIDSVGVPSECLILKNMFDPTSETEHDFDLDIKDDVQDEVSKFGTVKHIFVDKNSAGHVYLRFDTTTSAMSAQHALHGRWFAGKMITAAYMVN from the exons ATGTCGAAGTTAGATCGAAGTGGCACCACATCAAG CCTTGTTCCTGTTGTAAATGGAGCTTCCCTTGCTCTACCAGCAACATCAGTTCTTGGTGTTGCACCTGCCATCAACCCACTAGCTGCTGCACTTGGACAAGCTTCTATACCTGCACTACCTGGTTTACCAGGTTCCCTTCCGGTTACTGCAGTATATGTGCCTCCTATTGATTCTGTGGGTGTCCCAAGTGAATGCCTAATACTGAAGAATATGTTCGATCCAACATCTGAG ACTGAACATGATTTTGATTTGGATATTAAAGATGACGTTCAAGATGAAGTTTCAAAGTTTGGGACAGTAAAACATATTTTTGTGGACAA GAATAGTGCTGGGCATGTGTACCTGCGGTTTGATACTACAACATCAGCCATGAGTGCGCAACATGCTCTTCATGGAAGATGGTTTGCTGGGAAGATGATAACTGCAGCATACATG GTTAATTGA